The following proteins are co-located in the uncultured Draconibacterium sp. genome:
- a CDS encoding FAD-dependent oxidoreductase has translation MKEVEFVIIGQGLAGTMLAFELLENGIDFKIVSSPLKSKASLVAAGMINPLVFKRLTKSWMVDNLLPEMQKRYREIEERLEQTFLFDKTILKPLSAQEAELWHERKGNPEFAAFIGEIGEKSPVEFISSAAAFACVNGSGYLNLGGFLNAAESYFRERNLILDADFLIEKAEANAHAYKVADFWAQKVVFCEGYHLNQNSLFDFVKLNPVKGEVLQIFAPDLSEDYILNKKVFVLPLGNHRFKVGSTYEWKDLTEQTTESGKISILERLDQLITAKYTVEKQWAGVRPTVIDRRPVLGRHPEFSNIFVFNGLGTKGVMLAPYFAKTMLQFLNDSHYSLSDEINVQRFYKK, from the coding sequence ATGAAAGAAGTAGAATTTGTGATAATCGGGCAGGGACTGGCCGGAACGATGCTGGCTTTTGAGCTGCTTGAAAACGGTATTGATTTTAAAATTGTTTCTTCGCCACTAAAAAGCAAAGCTTCGCTGGTTGCGGCTGGTATGATTAATCCGCTGGTGTTTAAACGACTTACCAAAAGTTGGATGGTTGACAACTTGCTTCCTGAAATGCAGAAAAGATACAGGGAAATTGAAGAACGCCTGGAGCAGACTTTTCTGTTTGATAAAACAATTCTGAAACCACTTTCGGCACAGGAAGCAGAGCTTTGGCACGAAAGAAAAGGCAATCCTGAGTTTGCAGCGTTTATTGGTGAAATTGGAGAGAAGAGCCCTGTGGAATTTATAAGCAGCGCTGCGGCCTTTGCTTGTGTAAACGGGAGCGGTTATTTAAACCTTGGTGGATTTTTAAATGCGGCTGAAAGTTATTTCAGGGAACGGAATTTAATTCTGGATGCCGATTTTTTAATTGAAAAAGCAGAGGCAAATGCACACGCATACAAAGTGGCTGATTTTTGGGCACAAAAGGTTGTTTTTTGCGAAGGTTATCACCTCAATCAAAATTCGTTATTCGATTTTGTAAAACTCAATCCGGTAAAAGGGGAGGTGTTGCAAATTTTTGCTCCCGACCTTTCGGAAGATTATATTTTGAATAAAAAGGTGTTTGTGTTGCCGCTTGGTAATCATCGGTTTAAAGTAGGATCGACGTACGAATGGAAGGATTTGACTGAACAGACTACAGAATCCGGGAAAATATCGATTCTTGAACGTTTGGATCAGTTGATTACTGCAAAATATACCGTTGAAAAACAGTGGGCCGGAGTTCGACCAACCGTAATCGACCGACGACCTGTTTTGGGGCGACACCCCGAGTTCTCAAATATTTTTGTTTTTAATGGTTTGGGTACCAAAGGAGTAATGTTAGCGCCTTATTTTGCAAAAACGATGTTGCAGTTTTTAAACGATTCGCACTATTCGCTATCCGACGAAATTAATGTGCAGCGTTTTTACAAAAAATAA